The genomic region AGCCCTGTACGATCGCTTCTGCCACTTTGTGCGTGTCGCCCGGGGAGTGGATGAGTCCCGAGTGGACGCCAATGGAGCACCACGGAGCGAAGGAGATGCTCCGAAGGCAGAGGGCTGGATCAAGTACAACTCCCGCGTCATCTCCGGCACCTTCGGGAATCGCCAGGGTCTGCGATTCGAATCGGAAGGGCCGTTTACGCACATGTTTGACATTTGATTCTGGCGACGCCCACGGGGAACATCGAAGATTGGAGGTCTCGGCGCAAGCAACAACTCAAACGCAATGCGCGTGACGCCAGAGCATCCCCCTCTGCGTAAGTGGAGGACAGAGGACCTCGCGGCAACCAGTAACGCTCTTCTCGACGCTCGTTTTTCCCCACTCTCTCCCCGCGCACCAGCCGCATCTTTATCTTGAGTGGGAGTGACAGGTATGCCTTTCGCTCGCGGTTGTGgagaggacgaggaagacGGTGCAGTGCGCGCGCGATCGGAAAGGTATATTTCAGCGCGTAAAGCGTGTGAGAAGGTCGAAtcatttgtgtgtgtgtgtgtttgacTCTctggctgcggtggtgcggccaTCGATTGCGGACCACTGCCCCTTTTCGATGCAGCGTGTACGAAACCGTGCATCCTGTGGAACTATACGCGCTTCAGCGTGTTTGCGACGTTTACAGACCCAACGGGAACAATACGTGTGCTTTCCCGTCCTTACCGACAGAGTGTCTATCATTCCTGTCCCTGCGAGGATAAGAACACGAAAATATCCTCTACTGCATTGCGCCCcccccatcaccaccaccaccagcactgcctctcttccttccGCTCACGTCTTCTCCACCACCCTGATCATCGCACAAACAAGCATCGATTACGTCCGTGTATACGTGCGGCCTCTCCAGCAGTTGCATGTGCGCACTCAATAAAGTGTTGTGCCATCTGCATGCCGCTCGAAAAGAGGACGACAAcgtcttgtttttttttcgtttctgttCCTTCGGCTACCCGCGACCCATCGAAAGTCATCTATGGCACTTTCAAGCAGCGGCTCTGCCGCGCTGGGGGATAGAATCgcgcgggcagcagcggcggcaccgcagtggacggcacagcagcggtgcttcCGACAGCTGCTGAAGTCGCTTCGAGGTGCCTACTTCCACGACCGCTCGAAGCTATTTTGGGCACGGCATCGCATCCTTGTGGAGTTCTACAAGTACTCCCGCGTCGAAGAGGAAAgagatgtgctgctgctcgtcggcATCGGCAACGAAATCGCAACCTTCGTGGCCGAGTACATGAAAGTGGACGTTGGCGCCATCATGGAGCATAACAAAAAGATCCAGTCGCTTCCGGTAGCCAAGGCAAAGCGGTACCGTGAGGAGTATTTGCTACATGAGAAGCAGCATGAGTCGTGGTGTAAGCAGAAGATTCGACTCATGATGGACCGtcggccgccaccaccgtaTCCGTTCTCGTAAGTGGCGCACTTGTGGGGtttggggggtgggggggggcaaaagaggagaagagggtgTAAGAGTGCTCCTCGTGACGTTTGctggcgcacgtgcagacAAGAGATggcagggaagggggcgTTTGAGGTGCGCTGAGCCAACAGCCGAGTCACCTACGGCTGCCGACTCACTCTCTATCCCATTCTCTTTTTCTGCCTTCCCTAGTGCGTTCATCCCAGCCCTCTTTGTGCACCATTTCCCCACCTGCCCTCCTCctgacacacacaacacCCTCACAGTCTCTCTTTATGTGTTTACACAAATACATGAAGAAGAAGCGattcgaaaaaaaaagaataaCCTGAGAGCACAAAGCCGCGTCACGTTTGTCTTCGGGGCAGAGACTCTGCCGCGTGATGGCGCGTCTACTCGGTTTATGTTGCGTGTGTCATGGAGAAGGTTGCTGTTCTCCCGGACAAGGACCTCCCGTTCTGTAAAAAGACTGCTGCAACTCTATCGATTCTGAACGGTAGGAGTATTAGCGTCGATGCTCTTTGCAAATGacctctctctttcacttTGCTTTCCCCTCGTTGATTGTCGCGTTCGCCCACTGCCGGCATTCGCCGCACGGGCTCACTACATGATCGCTTTGCCCGTGTGTAACCGGTGGGAGGTTGGGGAGCACTCGCTTGAAGAAGTCAGAGCTATCCCTCTATCGTATCGACAAGATcgaaacacgcgcacgcacacaaacgtgCAGGTGTCGCGCACGTCAAACCATCTCACTGCACACCACCGCACAGGTGTCATCTTTTTTTCCCGCGAAGCAACGAAATCAACCACAAACAGAAGCCAAAGCCCTCGCATACCGTACGCCATCTTCGTGcatctcctctctctttctccgtcTTCCCGCTCGCCACACAGCCTCGGTGCCCGCCCTTCATACACTCTTTTGCTGCggtgctttttttttcttctgcgttctgtgtgtgtgtgtgtgttttgatacacctctctctctctctgtttcctccgtctctctctatctTCGTCTCTACGCGCACACAATcgttgctgtcgccgtcACGTACACAGTCTCGCTAGCCatcacaaaaaaaaaaagcaaagcagaaaacacacacatacgcattCTTATTCACGCGCAATGGTTACCTTCACTCCCGACTCCCGCGGGCGCAACTGCGTCACCATCCACAGCGAAGACGGCTCTAGCATTACCGTCTACGAGCAAGGCGCGCACGTCAGCAGCTGGAAGACCAAGGATGGAAAAGAGCATCTGTACCTCAGCCCCACCGCCATCTTTGCTGACCGTACCGCCCTGCGTGGTGGCGTGCCGCTGATCTTCCCGCAGTTCGGGGCTTACGGCCCACTGCAGCCGTCGCACGGCTTCGCGCGCATTCGTTCGTGGAACATGGAGGATGCCCAGAGCGGCAGGGCGAGCTTTTCGTtgcgcgtgccgctgtgcgAACTGCTGCCGAAAGATTCTTCTCTCACAGATTCCCCGCAGAACGCGGTCAACCTGCTGTACACGATTTGCTTCAGCAACACCGAGCTGAAGCTGCGTATGAAGGTCACGAACACGAGCGAGGAGCAGTCAGCACCGTTTCAGTTCGCCTTCCACACGTATTTCGCAGTGTCCGACGTTTCGCGCACGGTGGTCAGCGGCGTCAATCGCTCTCCTTTCGTCGACAACTGCAAGGCGCGCGGCAACCCGGACGCACCGCCGAGCCCGCCGGAGCAACTGTGGATTATTCGCGGCGAGCACGACCGCGTTTACCCCGACCAAGCGTGCGCCATCGTCCTCCAGGACATGGGTGCGAAGACCACGCTTCAAATCTCCAGTCCTAACCTAAGCGACGTGTGCCTCTGGAACCCTGGCGAGTCCAAGTGCGCTGCGATGAAGGACATGCCACCGGATGGCTACAAGcattttgtgtgtgtggagcaCGGAAAAATGCTGAaaaaggtggtggtgccgccgtgCTCGAGCTGGACTGGCACGCAGGAGATCGCAATCATAGCTGAAAGCCCTCATGAGTCGAGCATATAGGTACGGTTCGGAGGCAGCCAAAGGGAAGGCAGCGCGGCAGAAACGCTTCCCACGAGGCCTGTATTTCTTCTGCGGCCTTGAGCGCTTGATATGCATACCCTTGCGGGAGCACACATAAACACACCTGCTTTCATCCTTTTCCTCCGTTGTCGCTTTGGACGCGTTgcaggcgcggcgacggGTGGCTTGGTGCGGTGTCCCCAGACTTTGCCAACTAGCCAACTGCGACCAGCACATATACACGCGTAACTCCACATACGCTGGGAGAGCTGAGGCAGAACCGGAAGCAGACGGAGAAAGCGCGCGTGGCGGATGCTCACGTATGCGCTAGTCAATATAGTTGCTCACCTCAATGCTACCTGGAACTCACTCATGAAGTTCGCGGCCCCTCGTTTTTTTGCCCGTGATGGTATATTCTCCCCTTGTGCATTTTTGAAGTCAATAACGGAGTgcggcgtgcttgtgtgtgtttgcgtaGGCGACCTCCTCTGACACGCACCACCTCACACTGCGTCGTATCTCAGGGTCCGCtacacccctccccctccgctgTCCCCTGCCAACTGCCGATCCAACCACTTGTGGTGGTGCCAGGGTCAGGCCCCTACGATTGGAGTAGGCCAAAGCGATTATACCGCTACAGATGGCCGCGGCGACCTCGTGGATGGTGTAGCGTTGGAGCGACCCACGTCCGTGCACACagcttgtgccatccatacGATTGGGCAGCGTGTGtccgcgtgactcgaacgtGTAGCGCACCCCGGCCCTCAgcactgcctactggtggtGGGGCACCTGAGTGTCACCCCGAGAGGGATGCACCGAGTTTGGCGGCCTGCAGGATGGGGGGAACGGCTGTGAAGCGACCTGCAAAAACGCGTGTGAGTGGTGGGTAGAATTTGAGGCAGGGGGACAAGCTCTGctgactgagtcggcgcgttgctgcagcgcctgtcCACGGCAGCTTTGCGCCACGCGATGTGTCCGTGTGGCAGGCAGTGGCAGAGTGGAGCTGAGCTCATGTTGTATGGCAACGAATGGGCACGCCGAAGGGAAAACCAAAACATTTTTTTCTTTTACTTCGACGTCTTGGTGGGTGTTCGGGGAGCGTTTGATGTTGTCACATGTTCATGTGCGCATATTTTTGCTTCGCTTGGTTCTTTGCTTCTGTTTTCTCTTTGTATCTCGTCcttccacacgcacacacatcctTTTTTTCATCGGTCTCTCAACTGCCTTTGCGGATATGCCCGCGTGtgtacttgtgtgtgtgtgtgtgcttcacGTGCTCTGTAGTGTATCTGTCGTGGATCATCAACAGGGGGAGTACGTCAGCGCCTGGCGTTACGTAGTTACGCGTGTGTAGAACCACAGGTGTGCGTGGACGGGTATCGGTACACGCCGCCTTAGCCGTTCCTCATGGTATTTGCGTGGCTACAGGAGTGAGTTCGATGGCGGAATCATCTCATTAGCATTGCTTACGTTCTCTCTCATTTCGTGCGCTTGTTGCTCTCTCCGTGGGAGTGCTGGAGTGGCCATTTATTCTTATGattatgtgtgtgtgtgtgtgtgtgtgtgtgtgtcgtgttGATGATGTGACTTGCATGCATCACGACTGTCAGCAACATGTTCCATCACGGCGAGATCTCCGTCCTCCTTTATATGCCTATGTGGCGGCGGAGTAGATGGATCCCTTTCACCGAAGAACAACAGGGCAGACGAAAAGAACAAAGCGTGGAGCgagtgtgcatgtgtgcttGCGTATAAGCTCTAGTGCAGGAGCTGCGACAGTtcaaaaagaaaacagaacAGCATCATCATGTCACGAGGAGCAACCTAAGGGGCTCTAAAGGCGCGGAAGACAGGGGCACCCCTTGTGGCGGGTTGTGGGGCGGTGTGCCGCAGTGAATGGAAAAAGTGGGTGCACCTCTGCTCTCACTTTGGGgcattcttttttttcggtgcAACGCGCACGACCGCCTTACGTGGTCTGAAGTCATTCGGAGCTCGCGGCCTCTTGGGGACACGAGAAAGCTACCCGCATGCGCGGGAAACACACCTCTGCCTCGTTCttcgcagcacacacacacacacacacacacattggCTCTGTCTCTTACGTTTCCGTCCTTTACCGTCTCCTGTTCTCCTTCCTCTGCGCCTTCTCTCCGTagccctcctccacccgACAAACAGAAACATTTTCTTGCGAATCAAGACACGAGAAGACAACGCAAAAGAAaacggaggcgcacgcgcatacgcacaaAGGTggtctctcctctttctcatCCGTTCTTTCATTTGTGTGtggtgtgagtgtgtgtgtgtgtgtatatatatacgccTTTTGGCTCCTGTCGCCTTGCCGTCCCATCTTTTGCTTCCTGCatacctctctctctctcagtaGCTGCAACCGTGTATCGCGACCTACCGATCAAAGTCGTCACCTTCTCCCATTCCTCTGCGCTagcacagacgcgcacgcacgatTTCCATtacccttccctccccccccccacacacgcacacattccctcttttctctccgtCTAACGTGCGTCTGCGACATCCTCAGTGGAGGGGAGGTCACAGCAGCCTCGTGTGAGTTGAGGTGCGAAAGAAAACGGGAAGTGTGATAACCgtgaacaacaaaaaaacgtCGTGGGCTTCCGAGGCACTGAtcaggcgcgcacgcacgcacgcacacagacagacagatacacacatacagcgGAAAACAACAATTAGAGGTGTGCGGCGTAGGGGCATTGCTCCATCTCGTGTCGATTGAAGTCTCTCTACTTTGTTTCTGGCATTGAGGGGAGGCACGCACAAGATCGAAactcctctctttcttctgAACCCTTTTTCTGGCAGCGCGCATCAAGTCTGCTCTGTCGCTCGACCGGGTGAGCCAACGTGTCAAGAAATCGGCACTACACGACAAGCAGGTTATCATTTTGTTCTGGTGCACGAGAAGCTAACGGTGGGGCGAACCGTTTCCCCACCCGCCCCTCCACTCCCTTCCCATCCACGTATATACACAACATCAAAAAACACAAGAAACGAGTAGACGCGCGGCGCAGTATttgctgccccccccccgccctccccctctgtgtCGCGGAAAGGTTTTCCTATCGTTGTTGTGGTGTTTGCCTCCTGTTTCACTTGAGTAGCTTCGCTTtcgcttttctttttccgcTGTTTTGTTTGTCAGAAGCACCAAATCTCCGAGACACGACGGTGTAAAGTGTGCGCGCCCATTCCTCTCTTGATTCCGAGCTCCCCCCTCGACTCTTTCTCTGCCTTGAAGGTTCCTTCTTATATTTTCGTTTTCTTGCGTGGGTCAGTGAGGTGCGCGctcgcatctctctctcccctgtTCGTGGAATTTGGACCCACTCGTGTCTTTCTTGTCAGTCGCTCGATACGAGCGAGTCTTGTCCCCCTTCCCCGGCTATTCCATCAGAGCTGCCTCTTCTTTCAACCCGGGATATCCCCACCGCTCCCCCTACTCGTGTcggctctctttctctctctttcgctcgCGGCCTTGTTCACATACATTCTTGCTTTCTTCTTTGGTTTCCTTTTTTTAACTTTTCTCGCCGCgcagacacaaacacagacaTAGGTGCACACTTTATTCTTCATCTCTCAGACATCAAATTTTTCGTTGCTTCCTTTCCTTCCTATTCTATATCTACCCTCCATCTCCGCCTCGGGTGCACCTTACCTAGACCTCTCGCATTCCTCTCGACTTGTATTACCTACGCCTTCTTCCGCGCCATCATTTTAGTTTGCGGCTTCTTACTGTGGTGGGTGTGTTGTGCCTCTCTGTGCTCTTTTCGTGTGCGTATACGTGTATTATTTTGTGGTTGTTCTCTTCGTTCACGGTTGCTTCGTGTTCCGGTCTGCAAACTCTTCGCCGTTTCGCTGTTGGCGCGTGCGTACGTGGGAGTGTAGGTACCATTTCCTTCTTGACTTGCAAATTTTGTTTTTGTGCATGCGTTGATCTGTCTTCGTGCGCCTGCCTTTTCTCCCGCCCGTGTGCTCGCGTTTTTGCGTCTTAATGTGCGTATCTGTGCATCCACGTACTCGTGGGGTTTCTCTGCACCTTTGACTGCTGGGCAGCCTCTATAACCCGtcccgctccgcctctcAAAAAGACTCCCACTCGAGCAGACGGTCGGCCCACAAACGGTTGCGCCTCTTTGTTTCTTCTGCCCATATCTTTGCATACACTTACCAGCACGAATAGCGCCCCATTcacctctttttttgttgtggtggttttctctctctctctctctaccaATCCTGCTTCTCTACATTTCTTGCGGTTCTCTCTCTTGACTTTTCCGATAGAGCTACCTATACCTCTTGTGGCAGCCatcacccccacccacccacccaccctcacCCTTCCGTACACGGACGCACTCGCGAGCCGACAGAGACGGAGAGCGATACGCCTGCATCTCTGTGTGGTTTGAGCAAGTGTGGGTGGTGTTTCCTGTGCTTACTTCCCGTGTTCACCTTTTCCgctgtttttctttgctcCGTCTTTTCGCTTGCACCACTTCCTTTCAAGTTgcaccccctctctgtctctctttttttttcgcttgtcTTTGGTTTCTCTTGGAGTTTTCCTCCTTTtatttgtgtgcgcgtgcgtgcgtcattgttctccttctcttgcgtgtgtgtgtgtgtttgtgtttaGATTCCCTTTTCGGCCTTGGCGCTTGTGCCTTGGTGATCGAGACGGAGATAAACACTCTATCGCCACCGCTACCCTACCGGCTAGTCACAAgcgctctttctctgcttTTCCTACCAACACCTCTCCTATTTGTTTGTTTTTATTTTTCCGATTGCACTCCTCGACTTGTCCGTATCTCTCCGTATCTCTTCCTCGCTTGGGTTTGCGGCCGCTGTTTTCGCTCtcgtttttgtgtgtgtgtgtgtgtgtgtgtgtgtgtgtttcacTTGTGCTCCTGCTGCAACCTTCCTCGCCTTGACGGGCTTCCGTTTCTGTGGAACGCTTATACAAACATTCACAAACGTACTCAAACACGCACGAACGTGCACTCAAACGTCGCacatccctcctccccctcctcctcccctctctcttctcctctccctcagACACCCTTCGTTATACGCTATAcgttttctctttttgtgtgtttttccttgtgtatgtgtgcatgtgtgatTATTGCTGGTTTGCTTTTCGGCTGTTTTTCGTCATTCAATTTTTGACTTCAACACACCACCGTCATACCACTGCGCGAGAACGGGCAGTCGTGTTTTCCCACGACGCGctgaaacacacacatacacacacaagccTCTCGAAAAGACGCCGCGGAAGAGGAAGGACTTCGTCGCTGTCCCTTCAggctctctttttctcttcccGCGCCCTCTGAGTACCTCGTGGAAAGAATACTGcgaaaaagagagcgagaacaGAAGAGCGGCAACGAGGGTTGGAAGTGAAGCCGACGAAGAAGGCGAACACAGCGCGCGCGAGAATAACCGAAAAGCTCG from Leishmania major strain Friedlin complete genome, chromosome 34 harbors:
- a CDS encoding aldose 1-epimerase-like protein; translated protein: MVTFTPDSRGRNCVTIHSEDGSSITVYEQGAHVSSWKTKDGKEHLYLSPTAIFADRTALRGGVPLIFPQFGAYGPLQPSHGFARIRSWNMEDAQSGRASFSLRVPLCELLPKDSSLTDSPQNAVNLLYTICFSNTELKLRMKVTNTSEEQSAPFQFAFHTYFAVSDVSRTVVSGVNRSPFVDNCKARGNPDAPPSPPEQLWIIRGEHDRVYPDQACAIVLQDMGAKTTLQISSPNLSDVCLWNPGESKCAAMKDMPPDGYKHFVCVEHGKMLKKVVVPPCSSWTGTQEIAIIAESPHESSI